The segment GCTTGACTTCGCAGACATCAACAGACATTGTGACACGCGTTGAATGTTTGGACCATAGCAAATCAGTTTGTGAGATTTATTGCAATGATTGCCTAATCCCCATCTGTGCTAAATGTGTCATTGATAAACACAAACAACATACTCTCGTATCATTCGACGAATTTCTAGAAAGGAAAAAGGTAGACATTTTGAACGACATCCAAGAAATGGAAAGCACGGTTTTGCCGGAATTTCAAAAAGAGAAAACGGAGGATTACGAAAAGGACTTTGAAAAAACGATGAGAAACATTTGCGTTCAAGAGGATTTAATTTTCCAAGCGGTAAAGAAAGCTGGCAATGACTTAAGAGCCCAAGCATCAAAACACAAGGCAGATAATTTAGAAAAAGCAAATCAAAATGCTAAGTTGGAAAAAGAGATGTCCATGCTCATTCAAAATGCCCGATCTATACTCGAAAGAAACGATCCCaaagaaattttgatatttaaaggaTTAAAATACAAGGTTTACCCATGTCCTGTGGATCTAAAAAAGAAAGCATTGTCTTTACGAAATGCAGCAATTGACGAAAATGATGTATCATCCCTGTTTGGCACACTTCTCGATATAGAAGAAAAAGTGAGTGAATATGATTTATTTCTAACGTATAGATGTACAGTTAGTTAACattcaaatgttatattgaactcaatgctaaatatataaatatatatacactagtATGATATTTTTCTCAAACAAAAATCAGCTTTCGTTAAATACCATGATTCTACGAGCTGTTGATACATTTACGATCAGGTTTTCactaattaaggtcttccgtttccaactgAAGACTTTATAATTTTCGTACAGtatcttcttctttttatttttttccataaattttgTGCatgcgatttctcaaaaactatcgaACAGATTtacaccattttttcacagatgatttgAAGTGATCTGAATTTATTTCGTTTTTAATATGTTTGCCATCGTCACTCCCTGTATCAATTTATTGCTGGTTTTGTAACTTTTTCGACACATTTTGTGCACGCTTCTTCTCACAAAGTATctgagatatgaatatgaaattttcaggataggtagaccatagtctgaagttgtgccagtttttttgttttacgccagtggtgCCATTCTTAAGAGGTcactatggctcgaaaattgggtacaaaTTTTGTTCCCCTTTTTTGTACACACGATTTCTCTGAGATGACtcgatagattttcttgaaattttcaggagtgATAGAAAAAATCTCcagtattcattttttattttttcaaagttcatttcctgtcgtccgtttcctttCCCGCGACATAAAGCTTGTGACATCGAGATCTAAAAAATGCTAAGGACTTGAGCATTCAgactttaaactattttttgtttgtcataacttccggttgtTACCGGAGGcacatcaaaaattattttttttcgcaTTTAATTCGTTTCatatagaaatgaaatatatgtaatattccTTATATATGTCAAGTATccgatgttaaaaaaaacaaaaaattctacttccggttagatatctcaaatatctcagaaagcgttttttaaataaatgttttacccaCGAGATTTCAGAAAATCAAGTGATCAATACACGAAACATATAGATAATAGACATTAATAGAAAATGCGTTTAATcgctttcattttgtcaaccgtcattTCCGGTCCTCACCgtaagggttcaaacaaatcaagctgtttgaaagtttaactgtttttcattgataattttagtaaaattgataaacaataagtACAAAGTGTCTAATGTTCAAGAaatattaactttttatttgcactgagcatttccgtttgtccgtttcatGTCAAGAGACAAAAAACAATGACtccacgagatctcaaaaacggttgTCACTGGaagcacttaattttttttccttattttttatcttaaataagcaaacatattctacttccggtggattatatcaaatatcttaggtacctttcctttttacaaactTGCTACCCGCGaaattttagtcactgtaatgattgagacacgaacttttataaatgacaatGGATTGgagatgtgtttaacgggttttactttgtcaaccgtcacttccggtactcaccagaagagttcaaacaattcatgtttttaacaagtttaaccgATTGTCTTTGGTGcatgataaacagtgatgtaaaCTAtgcaaatgtataaaaaaaacccagcttttattttcattaatcactttcgttcgtccgtttccggtcTCGAACCAAGAAACCCTAGTTTCGCCAGGatctcagatttggcagagagtattgatatttcattgtatcatataaaacaaataggACGGAAGACCTagtcgttactcgtaacgagatctaattttattcttttttgtaCAGAGTGTGTTAAGCAGAGGAGAGAACCTTGAACTACAAACCTGGTTTCATGGGTTTATCACAAGGGAAGAAGCAAATCAACTTCTGAAGAAAAATGGAGATTTCCTCGTCCGTGAAAAAACTAAAGGCACAAACAAAAACTGTTTTGTTCTTTCAACGTACCAAAATGACCGCCTATGTCACATACAAGTTAGCGATTTGCTAAATAAAGTGAGTAACATGTAACGATTCTCTTACGGATcaacttattttttatattggtTCAGTTCAGGGTTTTTTACTCATGTTCAAAAGATTTAACCAGGGGCAGTTTATGAtgtgatgtaaatattttcattttcagtattATTAGTGTAATGACACCTATATGagctgaaaatatttttcagataaGTATGGACCATGGATCCACTTTGATTGATTTTGTTGAGCAACTTCTTTGCAAAGGAGAGCAGACTTTTGTCAAAGACAAACACTTCATATTACGTTCCCCTGTAGATAGAAGTCATTATCAGCTTGACTACGATAAAATTGCACTGGGCCAAAAGATTGAGACTGTAAATGCTTAATTATTTATGCAAACAGATGGTAGAAAAagcaatattcaaaattgtttattataacATTAATAAATAACATGGTTATCAAATGTAGTGGCATCAATTTATTAGGGTTACAAATCAAGTAGTTGTCACTTTTGATGTATAATTAAGATACTAGataaaaatcacaataaaaaaaaacaatataaattaatcactttaaacattaaaaaaaggcAATTGAAATTGTAGATTGATAATGGCCTAAATTTACACAGAGGACAATTTGGTGACCATGGGTCTTTAGTTATACACGGCGAGGAaagagaaaatcaaatattcagATACGTCGAGCTTCTGCGCCATCTGGTCCATCCAAATGTAGTGCGGCTGAAGGGGTACTCAGCTCTACAGAAGCCAGTACTACTGGTGATAGAGTATATGTCTGGTAACATCTGATGCATAACAATTATAACAAAATCATCCTGATACCatgcaaaagaaaaacaagattAGTAGGACAATGAtcttaagattttatttttattcatgtttgtATTGAATGATGTTCTTTTAATTTACAAGATTCGCTGCCGCATTATCTGAGAAAAACGGGAAAATCCATatcaacaaaacaaagaataagcATGTGTCTCCATGTGGCAAAAGGAATGGCATTTTTACATCAGGAAAAGTACATTCATAGGTATAATCTGTCCGTCCCAAGTTATTGTTTACatcacatttggacgattttcaagaaaaattcaCATAcctaaaaaaattgatatcgatgaaaaggaaaatatccaagatatcacCATcgaaatattatcattttactCGGCAAAataacgaaaacagatttcttacagagatttataaagGGAAATGTTGACATATATTCTCAATTCGGAAGTCAACTTTCAATGCTGTCATTCGGGTACTTTTATGTCTGTTGCAATCAAAATGCTCTTTAGACTCTTTTAATTTAGCCACGTATTAAAACCTGATTAGCTAGAGAGGGcgtttcaaagaaaaaatctcgtcatttttttcatacttttgaataaaCATCGTTTGAACACTGAAGTATTTAGAAATATCGAGTTTTTAAGTATTTAAACTGCGAATCGACTATGTCTTCGAACAGAGTAGAATTCTTAACAGAAATAGATTAACAAGACAAGTATACATTTGCATTTGATATGAAAAAGGGTCAAGGTCAGTATAAGACAAAAATAGTTCTCTCGATTAAATTAATGAGTAAATTGGTTTGTTGTGAACATTATTTACAACGTTTATCAAAATGTGAAGTAATAAAGtaataataaaagtttaattagGAGTAATTAGTCTAACAGTTTAACAGTTTTCTTCCAGTTTTCATGCAGTAAGTAGCGTTATGAAATATAACGTCATAATTGTAGACTGAGTTCACAAAGTTTAGTTTAACTTAAGCTTATAATTCAAGTAGACAAATGGGTTCAACTGTGTACGTTACAAATGagtttggttttaatttttacagattAAACTGTATACTGTTTATATTTAAACCAAAAACTTGCTAAGCCGAATGGTCACACTGCTTTCAAATTAtttagagagaaagagagaggagAAAGATAAATAAAAGAGTGATAACAAATTGATATTTATGTCCTCATTAATATGAATCTCTCAAATGTGTAGTTTGTGGGGTTGTgatttattatcaataaatgttctgcttttaaatttttatatggttGATATATTTTCTCAAACACCAACAATGTATGTTAAAGGCAACCGAGTTGGGcaaaaaaaccatttttttaattaaatgcaatACTTGTATAAGAAGACATGATTTGGATCCATCGATTACtaaatgtgtttttaatttaaggGATTTAGCAGCAAGGAACTGTTTGGTAACTGGGGatcattttgtcaaaatctgTGGATTCTCAATGACAGAAAAGGGAGAGGTATATTCCTCCGATAGGTCGGAAACGATTCCGATCAAGTGGGCAGCCCCAGAAGCTTTCAtttcaggtacatgtaaaacatataatAGGGGAAGTTGGAAACATTGatcaatgtaaaataaaaaaaaacaaggtggttatatttttaaattatacaaataacAGGATAGAGCGATATTAGCCAAGAAAGATTTCCGAAGTCGATCTCAGTATGGTAATTAAAGCAATctattaaaatgaatttgtttatgataaaatatttcgTTATTTTGACGTAGTATTTTAAACCATATCACTTTGGGTCAAGATCCGTCGATCAAACTTCTGGGGATCTTTAATTATAATATCTAAGAGATTAATTGCGTCTTTTCAGAAGTAGACATAAATATGTAGGAGTTTTGTAAACcctttctttgttttgtaaaaaatgcTACTGAATTGTATACGTAGACGtattaaatgaattatgattaattatgattaattataattaaaaagaagGTGATTTCAAAACTTCAACTATGGAACAATATGTGCTtgctaaattttttaaattaaatttttttttaggaaattaCGTACTGTTGAGTGATGTCTGGAGTTTTGGAATCCTGATGTGGGAGATATTTTCACCCGGAATGGTGCCTTATCCAGGAATGAGTAACATTGAAACTCGTGATAAAGTTATAAAAGGTAGATAGCGAGACGCAATATTCAAAGACATCAAATTCAAATTACAAATTCTAGTTTGTattcaaaagtttattttttaccttAGTTTATGTACCTTTGATTTAGATCTTTGCATTTTCTGATATAGGATAAAAAGCTTTCTATTTATATTTTCCATCGCCTTTGTCTATATTGACACTACGAATCGATGTAACTGTCGTATAATAAAATTCATCAATGACTTGCCATAAATTCctgaatataatataaataaaagggaatcattctttgaatattataaggtgATCAACTACGGTcgagcgtgatcaaatctaccaaAAACTCTTTGGGCTTTATCAGTTTATTGGATTTATTTCCCCAACCGTATTCAATCACCTCGTGATACGTGAAGAATGATAACTTATTATTTGATCGACTCATAATACGCTTGGAATTTTTGTTTcgctttatggatttttgagatggttgaccaTTTGTTATcgtcatttttcatttacagGCTACAGAATGGAAGCACCGAAGAATACACCAAAGGCTTGTTACAATATAATGATGAATTGTTGGGATGATCAGCCTGCATACCGGAGCCACTTTGTGGATCTCATAGAGAAACTGCAGCAATTACTTTAGAAGCCGTCAGTATCGTCCAACGCCTCTTAATTTTGGTTTCTGAAACCAACTCACTTAAGAGATATGATTAACTGGCGACATGTATATCTTGTCTTTACATTGTCTATTaattgtatgtatgtgtgtgtgtgtgatttatgttcttttacattttatatatattttttggatcGTGTTGAACGTTCTAAATCACATAAAAAATTGAGTGCGATCTATGAGGAAGTAATATGCTCACGAGTATGAAGTTCATGTCTGTGTTGTACAGAGTACCTTGGATGTTGAgccaaaaatcaacaaaaataatgACCGGATAATATGTCATTGAGTAAAGCGGCTAAAAAATGTAAAgtctattcatttttaattcaaaactccattttgatatatttttggtagtatTTCTCCCTGGATATTCATGCGcgatctatttatttgattaaatgaaattattctAATGATGATACATTAAAGttgtttaattgttaaattaattgtgtatctttcttatggacCTATATTCCCCGTGCAACATTGTTTCGG is part of the Magallana gigas chromosome 3, xbMagGiga1.1, whole genome shotgun sequence genome and harbors:
- the LOC105342577 gene encoding fer-related kinase 1, which codes for MTTSITFAQDIVRCNLCENPGDHLCRLCQLTLCLECTPKHLSDKGTTHEIVGLTSQTSTDIVTRVECLDHSKSVCEIYCNDCLIPICAKCVIDKHKQHTLVSFDEFLERKKVDILNDIQEMESTVLPEFQKEKTEDYEKDFEKTMRNICVQEDLIFQAVKKAGNDLRAQASKHKADNLEKANQNAKLEKEMSMLIQNARSILERNDPKEILIFKGLKYKVYPCPVDLKKKALSLRNAAIDENDVSSLFGTLLDIEEKSVLSRGENLELQTWFHGFITREEANQLLKKNGDFLVREKTKGTNKNCFVLSTYQNDRLCHIQVSDLLNKISMDHGSTLIDFVEQLLCKGEQTFVKDKHFILRSPVDRSHYQLDYDKIALGQKIETIDNGLNLHRGQFGDHGSLVIHGEERENQIFRYVELLRHLVHPNVVRLKGYSALQKPVLLVIEYMSDSLPHYLRKTGKSISTKQRISMCLHVAKGMAFLHQEKYIHRDLAARNCLVTGDHFVKICGFSMTEKGEVYSSDRSETIPIKWAAPEAFISGNYVLLSDVWSFGILMWEIFSPGMVPYPGMSNIETRDKVIKGYRMEAPKNTPKACYNIMMNCWDDQPAYRSHFVDLIEKLQQLL